A stretch of Mytilus edulis chromosome 11, xbMytEdul2.2, whole genome shotgun sequence DNA encodes these proteins:
- the LOC139496046 gene encoding uncharacterized protein, with protein MPKLNVREVLILAACVFIGFNVFYLVAGSGDKTVVQSDNNVQVLSQGDTNVKRFEQDSAINVLPVIGSMPINSNITDVIRKQRNAVSAMLNKLSKRIGVLQCERKKGTAAAGGYCSRGGQHLGADKTLLPALSELLQGKNVASFGDGTGEYKTKLLGLGQIKSYDSYDGGPFTEEESKGNVKYMDLTIPHFGLPVYDWVVSIEVAEHIPKEYEEIFLDNIFRHANEGIILSWAVPGQGGLNHVNNKPIEYVIEVMNKHGFHRDDASSKLLQDASTFPHLKRNLYVYKRREIIKNLHILA; from the exons ATGCCGAAACTAAACGTACGAGAAGTGCTCATACTGGCAGCTTGTGTATTCATCGGGTTTAATGTATTCTACCTGGTGGCCGGAAGTGGAGACAAAACAGTCGTTCAAAGTGACAATAACGTCCAAGTATTGAGTCAAGGTGACACAAATGTCAAAAGATTCGAGCAGGATAGTGCCATAAATGTGTTACCAGTTATTGGATCAATGCCAATTAATTCCAATATCACGGATGTTATAAGGAAACAGAGAAATGCAGTATCAGCAATGCTTAATAAATTGAGTAAAAGAATCGGGGTACTGCAGTGTGAg AGAAAGAAAGGTACCGCAGCGGCCGGGGGATATTGTAGTAGAGGAGGTCAACATCTGGGAGCAGACAAGACGTTACTTCCGGCATTGTCGGAATTATTACAGGGTAAAAATGTAGCAAGTTTTGGTGACGGAACTGGtgaatacaaaacaaaacttttaggattAGGACAGATAAAGTCGTACGATTCATACGACGGGGGACCATTTACTGAAGAAGAGAGCAAaggaaatgttaaatatatggaCCTAACTATTCCACATTTTGGGCTACCAGTTTATGATTGGGTCGTTTCCATTGAAGTAGCCGAGCATATTCCCAAGGAATATGAGGAAATATTTTTAGACAATATATTCAGACATGCCAATGAAGGCATAATACTAAGCTGGGCAGTCCCAGGACAAGGAGGGTTGAACCATGTCAACAATAAGCCAATAGAATACGTTATTGAAGTAATGAATAAGCACGGTTTTCACCGTGATGACGCGTCGTCCAAACTGTTGCAAGACGCCAGTACATTTCCTCATCTGAAAAGAAACCTTTATGTTTATAAACGACGAGAAATCATAAAAAATCTGCATATTTTAGCATAG